In Streptomyces sp. NBC_01439, the following are encoded in one genomic region:
- a CDS encoding MSMEG_1061 family FMN-dependent PPOX-type flavoprotein, which translates to MTQPHASSAFDSLRLDALSDQEALRRVYELPKDTALRKQMTELTEQTGRLIECSALVLVASADAEGNCDVSPRGGPAGFVAVLDSRTVAVPDATGNKRLDTLRNVVATGRAGLLFVIPGRTTTLRVNGRACVSTRPELLSQLTAVGKPPASALVLGIEEVYPHCPKSLLRSGAWKPERWLPADAQPTSAEVMLAQLRMPELTIADIEEAEADSLKHRYE; encoded by the coding sequence ATGACACAGCCCCATGCAAGCAGTGCCTTCGACTCGCTCCGCCTCGACGCCCTTTCCGACCAGGAGGCGTTGCGCCGGGTCTACGAACTACCCAAGGACACGGCCTTACGCAAGCAGATGACCGAACTCACCGAACAGACAGGGCGGTTGATCGAATGCTCCGCACTGGTCCTGGTCGCCAGCGCGGACGCCGAGGGCAACTGTGACGTTTCCCCGCGCGGCGGACCCGCCGGATTCGTCGCCGTCTTGGACTCACGGACGGTGGCAGTACCAGACGCGACCGGCAACAAGCGTCTGGACACCCTGCGGAACGTCGTCGCCACCGGACGGGCCGGGCTGCTGTTCGTCATCCCGGGCCGCACCACGACGCTGAGGGTGAACGGCCGGGCCTGCGTCTCCACCCGCCCGGAACTGCTGTCGCAGCTGACCGCCGTGGGCAAACCGCCGGCCAGTGCCCTGGTGTTGGGGATCGAAGAGGTCTACCCGCACTGCCCCAAGTCGCTCCTGCGCAGCGGGGCCTGGAAGCCGGAACGGTGGTTGCCGGCCGACGCCCAGCCGACCTCGGCCGAGGTGATGTTGGCCCAGCTGCGGATGCCGGAGCTGACGATCGCCGACATCGAGGAGGCGGAGGCGGATTCACTGAAGCACCGGTACGAGTAA
- a CDS encoding winged helix-turn-helix domain-containing protein: MAEITPGDEAGGLRRSVHLTDPRALRAYAHPTRMKLVALLRVEGPFTATRAAQLTGESVASCSYHLRTLAKYGLVEHAEGGQGREKPWRATAHYTNWQNAEGEAAEALSTAMAQRYFEHMTHAIDTRHQLPGEWRRAEWFGDDVVYLTAAELTEVGERFSEILGSYGERLDDPCLRPDDAAPVTVLRIAFRNRRTTT, encoded by the coding sequence ATGGCTGAGATCACGCCCGGCGACGAAGCCGGGGGGTTGCGGCGGTCCGTCCATCTCACGGACCCCCGCGCTCTGCGCGCCTACGCCCACCCGACCCGCATGAAGCTGGTCGCACTGCTGCGGGTCGAAGGGCCCTTCACGGCGACCCGCGCCGCGCAGCTCACCGGCGAGTCCGTCGCGAGCTGCTCCTATCACCTGCGGACGCTCGCGAAGTACGGTCTGGTCGAACACGCCGAGGGCGGTCAGGGCCGGGAGAAGCCCTGGCGCGCCACGGCCCACTACACCAACTGGCAGAACGCCGAAGGCGAGGCGGCCGAGGCACTCAGCACGGCCATGGCCCAGCGCTACTTCGAGCACATGACGCACGCGATCGACACCCGGCACCAACTACCGGGCGAGTGGCGCCGGGCGGAGTGGTTCGGCGACGACGTCGTCTACCTGACTGCCGCCGAACTCACCGAAGTGGGCGAGCGCTTCTCGGAGATCCTCGGCTCCTACGGTGAGCGGCTCGACGACCCCTGCCTGCGACCGGACGACGCGGCACCGGTGACCGTGCTGCGCATCGCGTTCCGCAACCGCAGGACGACCACATGA